TGGGTGTCAATCCCATTGCCGCAGCCATATTAAAAACGCCGCGGGACTGCGGCGCTGATATCGCCGTTGGCGAAGGGCAGCCGCTGGGTTTGCCTTTAGCCTTTGGCGGTCCTTATTTGGGATTTATGGCTACGACAAATGCTTTGATTCGCAGATTACCTGGTCGCATCGTCGGGGAAACCGTTGATCACGCAGGCAAACGTGCCTTTGTTTTGACTCTGCAAGCCAGAGAACAGCATATCCGGCGTGAAAAAGCCTCCTCGAATGTCTGCTCCAATCAGGCTCTGTGCGCCCTGACCGCAGCCGTTTATTGTTCTGCCATGGGACCGGACGGTCTGCAGGAAGTGGCCGAACAATGTCATGCCAAGGCGCATTATGCCGCCCGGCAAATATCCGCCATCCCGGGTTTTGCACTGCGTTATCAAGGAGAATTTTTTCATGAATTTCTCACGGAAACCCCCTGCTGCGCTGAAACGGTATTGGAAAAACTGGCCGAGAAAGATATCTTAGGTGGTTATCCCGTTTCCGGCGGTATTCTTTGGTGCGTTACCGAAATGAATTCCAAGACTCAAATTGATGCCTTGACCGCTGTTTTGAAGGAGGTCGGTTCAACATGCAGCTAATTTTTGAACGCAGTCGCAGCGGCAGAAGCTGTTCTATCCTGCCTGCTTGTGATGTCGAAAAAACCGCCCTGCCGGAAGCGATGAGAAGAGCTTTTGCACCCCGGCTGCCGATGGTTTCGGAAATTGACCTCAGCCGTCATTACTCTGAACTGGAAAAACATATTCATGGGGTAAATGACGGTTTCTACCCCCTCGGTTCCTGCACGATGAAATACAATCCGCAGATCAATGAAGAAATAGCCGCCTTAGCGGGTTTTACCGGGGTCCATCCACTGCAGCCCAGCGATACTGTCCAGGGCAGCCTTGAGGTTTTGGCAGCCACCAAAGCGATTTTGTGTGAGATCACCGGTATGGATGATATGACTTTCCAACCGGCCGCCGGAGCGCACGGGGAATTGACGGGCATGCTGATGATCAAAGCTTATCATCAGAGCAAAGGTCAGAGCAAGCGCAACAAAATCATCGTGCCGGATACGGCGCATGGCACCAATCCTGCTTCTGCTGCGATGGCCGGTTTCACTGTGATCAGCATCGCCTCCAACGCCAAAGGCTGCGTCGATCTGGATTTGCTGCGGCAGGCAGTCGGACCTGATACAGCCGGTCTGATGTTGACCAATCCCAACACGGTGGGGATCTTTGATGAAAACATTCTGGAAATCACCAAAATCATCCATGAAGCCGGCGGTCTCAATTATTATGACGGCGCGAATCTCAACGCGATTATGGGCATCGTCCGTCCGGGTGAGATGGGCTTTGACGTGATTCACTTGAATTTGCATAAATCCTTTGCTACTCCGCATGGCGGTGGCGGACCCGGTTCCGGTCCGGTCGGCTGCAAGGCTTTTTTGGCGCCCTTTTTACCGCTGAATAATCCGGCAATCGCAGCGGATGGTACCTACTGCCTCAGTCAGCCGGAGCAATCCATCGGCAGCGTCAGGACCTTCTATGGCAATTTCCTGGTTGTGGTCAAGGCGCTGACTTATCTATTGACCTTAGGCGCCGAAGGGATCCCCGAAGTTGCCGCCAATGCGGTTTTAAACGCCAATTACCTGCGCGTTCTCTTGTCTGAAAAATATGAGATTGCCTTCAATGGGATTTGTATGCACGAATTCGTCATCAGCCTGGCGCGTCTGCATCAGCAAAATGGTGTATCCGCCATGGATATTGCTAAAGCAATTCTCGATAACGGCATGCATCCCCCCACCATGTATTTCCCGATGATTGTGCAAGAAGCGCTCATGGTAGAACCGACCGAGACAGAAGCGAAAGAAACCTTAGACGCGGCGGCGGCAATTTATCTCGCCATCTATGAGGAGGCCCTAGCCAATCCACAATCCCTGCACGATGCCCCCATCACAACACCAGTCGGCCGTTTGGATGAAGTCGGTGCTGCCCGCAACCCGAGAGTAAGATATCAATTCTAGCCGTATTTCAAGAAAAAGGAGTAACTGCCGTCATGCTGGAAGCTTTGAAATACCTTACGGTGCCGCAAACCGACCCCTATCATAACCTGGCTTTGGAGGAGCATCTGTTGCGTACAGTTCCTTCTGACACCGTGATTCTCTATCTTTGGCAGAATCAAAACACGGTGGTGATCGGACGCAACCAAAACGCCTGGCGTGAATGCAATGTCAGCCGCCTGGAACAGGACGGAGCCAGTCTTGCCCGCCGTCTGTCCGGCGGCGGCGCCGTCTTTCACGATTTAGGCAATTTGAATTTCACTTTTCTGGCTCAGAAACCTTGTTTTGATATCAATAAGCAATTGCAGGTCATCCTGCTTGCGCTAAAGCAATGGGGTCTTTCTGCCGAAATCAGCGGCCGCAACGATATCACCATCGCAGGCAAGAAGTTCTCCGGCAATGCGTTTTACCAGAGTCAGACCGGCTGCTATCATCATGGCACACT
This genomic window from Negativicutes bacterium contains:
- a CDS encoding aminomethyl-transferring glycine dehydrogenase, with amino-acid sequence GVNPIAAAILKTPRDCGADIAVGEGQPLGLPLAFGGPYLGFMATTNALIRRLPGRIVGETVDHAGKRAFVLTLQAREQHIRREKASSNVCSNQALCALTAAVYCSAMGPDGLQEVAEQCHAKAHYAARQISAIPGFALRYQGEFFHEFLTETPCCAETVLEKLAEKDILGGYPVSGGILWCVTEMNSKTQIDALTAVLKEVGSTCS
- the gcvPB gene encoding aminomethyl-transferring glycine dehydrogenase subunit GcvPB, whose product is MQLIFERSRSGRSCSILPACDVEKTALPEAMRRAFAPRLPMVSEIDLSRHYSELEKHIHGVNDGFYPLGSCTMKYNPQINEEIAALAGFTGVHPLQPSDTVQGSLEVLAATKAILCEITGMDDMTFQPAAGAHGELTGMLMIKAYHQSKGQSKRNKIIVPDTAHGTNPASAAMAGFTVISIASNAKGCVDLDLLRQAVGPDTAGLMLTNPNTVGIFDENILEITKIIHEAGGLNYYDGANLNAIMGIVRPGEMGFDVIHLNLHKSFATPHGGGGPGSGPVGCKAFLAPFLPLNNPAIAADGTYCLSQPEQSIGSVRTFYGNFLVVVKALTYLLTLGAEGIPEVAANAVLNANYLRVLLSEKYEIAFNGICMHEFVISLARLHQQNGVSAMDIAKAILDNGMHPPTMYFPMIVQEALMVEPTETEAKETLDAAAAIYLAIYEEALANPQSLHDAPITTPVGRLDEVGAARNPRVRYQF